From a region of the Lentilactobacillus curieae genome:
- a CDS encoding DUF5590 domain-containing protein — translation MQRQRRIKKSNRKFWIGLILFLLIVLFSVFIVFHQAEKPMVTAKSEALQIAQKYAGIKNVNGFYNSNLGKTYYSVSGNDKRGKAIYVVIAKKGGKVTIIDQKSGLTADQIKQSIENTKKPKKINGIAITLKKSKPYWVVSYVNKSGKLCFATTDFKTGKIKKLIANI, via the coding sequence ATGCAACGCCAAAGAAGAATTAAAAAATCAAATCGAAAGTTCTGGATTGGGTTGATCTTATTTCTGCTGATTGTACTGTTTAGTGTTTTTATCGTCTTTCACCAAGCTGAAAAGCCGATGGTTACAGCTAAATCCGAGGCTCTTCAAATTGCACAAAAATATGCAGGCATAAAAAATGTAAACGGGTTTTACAATTCGAACCTAGGAAAAACTTACTACTCAGTTTCTGGCAATGATAAGCGTGGGAAGGCGATTTACGTAGTTATCGCTAAAAAGGGTGGTAAGGTAACGATTATCGACCAAAAATCTGGACTTACGGCAGACCAAATCAAGCAATCGATTGAAAATACTAAAAAGCCCAAAAAAATTAATGGGATTGCAATTACCTTAAAGAAGTCTAAACCCTATTGGGTGGTTAGTTACGTTAATAAATCGGGTAAGCTATGTTTTGCTACCACTGACTTTAAAACTGGTAAAATCAAAAAATTAATTGCAAACATTTAA
- the mvk gene encoding mevalonate kinase, translating into MKKTTSAKSFAKIILFGEHSVVYKQPAIALPLYSVDVNVTVTPRDTGQWIESRYYDGPIDRLNGNLLGVKKLINWIVTNVGDPAVTFTLKITSKIPSERGMGSSAATAVAITRALYDFFEVPLSRAELLKIANIEELVTHGNPSGIDTATVSSDNPVWFVKNQQNEQIDFNLSSDFLVVADSGIKGKTSAAVGLIAENKITNPDAVNPLIKQLGQIAIQAREGLRAANSGLIGKLMTESHQILCKLGVSTPTLDRFVKLAINSGAYGAKLTGSGMGGCMIALVDSSQKAQKLATTLRNAGATSTWIQSFKNYGYKTEVEDDYIG; encoded by the coding sequence GTGAAAAAAACTACATCTGCAAAAAGTTTTGCGAAGATTATTTTATTCGGTGAGCACAGCGTTGTTTATAAACAACCAGCAATAGCTTTGCCACTATATTCAGTTGACGTTAACGTAACAGTCACTCCCAGAGATACTGGTCAATGGATAGAAAGTCGTTACTACGACGGACCAATTGATCGACTTAACGGTAACCTGCTAGGAGTAAAAAAATTAATTAATTGGATTGTGACTAATGTTGGTGATCCAGCGGTTACCTTTACCTTAAAAATTACTAGTAAAATTCCATCTGAGCGTGGTATGGGGTCTTCTGCAGCTACTGCTGTTGCAATTACCCGTGCGCTATACGATTTCTTTGAAGTTCCCCTTTCACGAGCCGAACTTTTGAAAATTGCTAACATTGAGGAACTGGTAACTCATGGTAATCCTAGCGGAATTGATACGGCCACCGTTAGTTCAGATAATCCAGTCTGGTTTGTGAAGAACCAGCAAAACGAACAAATTGACTTTAATTTATCTAGCGACTTTTTAGTGGTCGCTGATAGTGGAATTAAAGGAAAAACATCTGCAGCGGTCGGATTGATTGCTGAAAACAAAATTACCAATCCAGATGCGGTAAATCCACTGATAAAACAACTTGGTCAGATTGCAATCCAAGCACGTGAAGGTTTGCGAGCAGCTAACTCAGGATTAATTGGTAAACTGATGACTGAGAGCCACCAAATTCTTTGTAAATTAGGTGTGAGTACACCCACCCTTGACCGCTTTGTCAAATTAGCAATTAACAGTGGTGCTTATGGAGCCAAATTGACAGGAAGTGGTATGGGTGGTTGTATGATTGCCCTAGTTGATTCAAGTCAAAAAGCTCAGAAACTTGCCACTACGTTAAGAAATGCAGGGGCCACTTCAACTTGGATTCAATCATTTAAAAATTATGGCTATAAGACGGAGGTAGAAGATGACTACATCGGCTAA
- a CDS encoding PBP1A family penicillin-binding protein, whose amino-acid sequence MSQNNPQREEPTRSSQRPKKRKSLFRRIIKIAIWAFVILFILGAGLFTYYAATAPKITGEALSSDNSTKIYDSKNQVISRLGSQNRDYVKSNKIPDTLKNAVVSIEDRRFYKHHGVDPIRIMGAAIANVTGSSLGLQGGSTLTQQLVKLSVFSTAASDQTFKRKAQEAWLAIQVENKYSKSKILEFYINKVYMGNGVYGMQTAAEYYYNKTLTKLTLPQFAMLAGMPQSPTLYNPYKYPKYATQRRNEVIDAMVKNKAITSSQGQKAKNTSVKSGLAKTHTKTTSSERLNKYVDAYLKQTLIELNKRGFKPNSGLKVYTNLDLSAQKKLYKTSNSDPSIAYPSDRFQVGATMVNSKNGKVVAMQGSRKTKVAFGLNRAMQTGRSSGSTAKPIMDYGPAIQYLKYPTYQPVKDTPYVYPGTNKQVMDFDNKYQGTITMRKALVESRNIPALRTLENVGVPRAQKFLKNLGMPFDKELELQNGIGLYISSEQLAASYAAFANGGIYHKPYLIKKIVQANGETKNYKSKGKRAMSPYTAFMITDMLKGVMDSEDGSGTAAKTSGLYEAGKTGTTQYPSDYINQVPSDSSMDSWFSGYTKNYSLAIWTGYDHQFKANSYITQSQTTIAQQIYKNVMSYVSQDKPNTDWVKPADVASNGGNNYYVAGYPNAQTDNSSNQTTSGFTVDSSSSSDTVNGTVTSPRSEEGTTTSGTTSGSTSGSTQSGTSTQQPTGGSGSGTSGGGNSGSGTGGGDGDDTDTGGTTSSNQGTTNSGGTSDTGGNSNNSGNSTTTGGDTGNSGSTNSNTGATTGNNSTGSDNSGADASE is encoded by the coding sequence ATGTCACAGAATAATCCGCAGCGCGAGGAGCCAACTAGGAGCTCACAGCGCCCAAAAAAGAGAAAATCATTATTTAGAAGAATCATAAAGATAGCCATTTGGGCTTTTGTGATTTTATTTATTTTAGGGGCCGGTCTATTTACATACTATGCGGCTACAGCACCAAAAATTACGGGGGAAGCTCTATCAAGTGATAACTCAACGAAGATCTATGATTCTAAGAACCAAGTTATTTCCAGATTGGGTAGCCAAAACCGGGACTACGTGAAGTCCAATAAAATTCCTGATACTTTAAAGAATGCAGTTGTATCAATTGAAGACCGCCGTTTTTACAAACACCATGGGGTGGATCCAATTAGAATTATGGGAGCTGCAATTGCAAATGTCACGGGATCTTCCCTTGGACTTCAAGGTGGAAGTACTTTAACTCAACAACTAGTAAAGCTGTCCGTATTCTCAACCGCTGCATCGGACCAAACTTTTAAAAGAAAAGCCCAAGAAGCTTGGCTAGCAATTCAAGTTGAAAATAAATATTCTAAGTCAAAAATCTTAGAATTTTACATTAACAAGGTTTATATGGGTAATGGTGTTTATGGCATGCAAACAGCCGCAGAATATTACTATAACAAGACACTTACTAAGTTGACATTGCCACAATTTGCAATGCTAGCTGGGATGCCTCAATCACCTACCCTGTATAATCCATATAAGTACCCTAAGTATGCTACTCAAAGACGTAATGAAGTAATTGATGCAATGGTCAAAAACAAGGCAATTACAAGCTCTCAGGGCCAAAAAGCCAAAAATACTAGCGTTAAGTCAGGTTTAGCAAAAACTCACACTAAAACAACAAGTAGTGAACGATTAAATAAGTACGTTGATGCTTATCTAAAGCAAACATTGATTGAATTAAACAAACGTGGATTCAAACCTAACAGTGGTTTGAAAGTTTATACTAACCTTGATTTAAGCGCACAAAAGAAACTGTATAAGACTTCTAATAGTGATCCTTCAATCGCTTACCCAAGCGATCGTTTCCAAGTCGGAGCAACGATGGTTAACTCAAAAAATGGTAAAGTTGTTGCAATGCAGGGATCCAGAAAAACTAAGGTAGCATTTGGGTTGAATCGGGCTATGCAAACGGGTCGATCCTCAGGTTCTACCGCAAAGCCAATTATGGATTACGGTCCCGCAATTCAGTACCTTAAATACCCTACTTATCAGCCCGTAAAGGATACTCCTTACGTCTATCCGGGCACAAACAAACAGGTAATGGACTTTGATAATAAATATCAAGGCACAATTACGATGCGTAAAGCTTTGGTTGAATCTCGAAACATTCCCGCATTGAGAACCCTAGAAAACGTTGGGGTTCCTAGAGCTCAAAAATTCTTAAAAAATTTGGGAATGCCATTTGATAAGGAACTTGAACTTCAAAACGGAATTGGGTTATACATTTCTTCAGAACAGCTTGCTGCATCGTATGCCGCATTTGCAAATGGAGGCATTTACCACAAGCCATATTTGATCAAAAAGATTGTTCAAGCAAATGGCGAAACTAAGAATTATAAATCAAAGGGTAAGCGAGCAATGTCTCCTTATACTGCATTCATGATTACCGATATGCTTAAAGGTGTCATGGATTCTGAAGATGGCTCTGGTACAGCAGCCAAAACATCTGGTTTATATGAAGCCGGTAAAACTGGTACAACTCAATACCCAAGTGATTACATCAACCAAGTCCCTTCTGATTCTTCGATGGATTCATGGTTCTCTGGTTACACTAAAAACTACTCCTTAGCAATTTGGACTGGGTATGATCATCAATTTAAAGCAAATTCGTACATTACCCAATCACAAACGACAATTGCTCAACAAATTTATAAGAACGTTATGAGCTATGTATCACAAGATAAACCTAATACTGACTGGGTTAAACCAGCGGACGTTGCTTCGAACGGTGGCAACAATTATTACGTTGCTGGCTATCCAAATGCCCAAACTGATAACAGTTCAAATCAGACTACGAGCGGTTTCACCGTTGATAGCAGTTCAAGTTCAGATACTGTCAATGGAACAGTAACCTCTCCTAGATCTGAAGAAGGTACAACTACCTCAGGTACTACCTCAGGATCAACTAGCGGTTCTACTCAATCCGGAACTTCCACCCAGCAGCCAACTGGTGGCTCTGGTAGCGGAACTAGTGGTGGTGGCAATTCTGGTAGCGGTACTGGTGGCGGCGATGGTGATGATACAGATACAGGTGGCACCACTTCATCCAACCAAGGGACTACAAACTCTGGTGGAACTTCAGACACAGGTGGCAATTCCAACAATAGTGGTAATAGTACAACAACTGGAGGAGACACTGGAAATAGTGGATCTACCAACAGCAATACAGGAGCTACTACGGGGAATAATAGTACAGGATCTGACAATTCAGGTGCAGATGCTTCTGAATAA
- the asnS gene encoding asparagine--tRNA ligase, whose product MKEINMIDAPKYVDERVKIGAWLTNKRSSGKIAFLQLRDGTAFFQGVVVKNNVAEETFELAKELRQETSMWVTGVVHEDSRSKFGYELEVEDIEVVSESNDYPITPKEHGIDFLMDHRHLWLRSSRPHAIMRIRNEIIRATYEFFNKEGFTKVDSPILTGSAPEGTTDLFHTEYFDRDAYLSQSGQLYAEAGAMAFGKVFTFGPTFRAEKSKTRRHLIEFWMIEPEMAFMHQDESLEIQEQYIAFLVQNVIDNCATDLETLDRDVEQLKKYTKLPYPRISYDEAIELLQKNDFDVQWGADFGSPEETFLADHFEQPVFVLNYPKAIKPFYMKPHPTRDDVVICADLLAPEGYGEIIGGSERAVDYDYLLDQIKKAGLDPKEYSWYLDLRKYGSVPHAGFGLGLERAITWITGEDHVREAIPFPRLLNRIYP is encoded by the coding sequence GTGAAAGAAATTAATATGATCGACGCACCAAAATACGTTGATGAGAGAGTGAAAATTGGTGCTTGGTTAACTAATAAACGGTCAAGTGGGAAGATTGCTTTCTTGCAGTTACGAGATGGCACAGCATTTTTCCAAGGAGTCGTTGTCAAAAATAACGTTGCTGAAGAAACCTTCGAGCTTGCTAAAGAGCTTCGCCAAGAAACAAGTATGTGGGTAACTGGAGTTGTTCACGAAGATTCACGTTCAAAGTTTGGCTATGAACTTGAAGTCGAAGATATTGAAGTGGTTTCTGAGTCAAATGATTATCCAATTACTCCAAAAGAACATGGAATCGATTTTTTGATGGATCACCGTCACTTATGGCTAAGGTCAAGTAGACCACATGCAATTATGAGAATCAGAAACGAAATAATTCGGGCTACCTATGAATTTTTCAATAAAGAAGGCTTTACTAAGGTAGATTCACCAATTTTAACGGGAAGTGCGCCGGAAGGGACAACAGACTTGTTCCACACTGAATACTTTGACCGTGATGCTTACTTGTCACAAAGTGGCCAACTGTATGCTGAAGCAGGGGCGATGGCCTTCGGAAAAGTGTTCACATTTGGACCAACATTTAGAGCTGAAAAATCTAAAACTCGCCGTCATTTAATTGAATTTTGGATGATTGAACCAGAGATGGCATTCATGCATCAAGACGAAAGTTTGGAAATTCAAGAACAATACATTGCTTTTCTAGTTCAAAATGTAATTGATAACTGTGCCACAGATTTAGAGACACTTGATCGTGACGTAGAACAACTCAAAAAGTACACTAAGCTACCATATCCTCGAATTAGCTATGATGAAGCGATCGAGCTTCTGCAAAAAAATGATTTTGATGTTCAATGGGGGGCTGACTTTGGCTCACCAGAGGAAACATTCTTGGCTGACCATTTTGAGCAACCAGTGTTCGTTCTGAACTATCCAAAGGCAATCAAGCCATTCTACATGAAGCCACACCCAACTCGTGATGATGTAGTTATCTGTGCTGATTTATTGGCTCCTGAAGGATACGGCGAGATTATTGGCGGCTCAGAACGGGCAGTTGATTATGATTATTTACTTGACCAGATAAAGAAGGCTGGTCTTGATCCAAAAGAATATTCATGGTACCTAGATTTGAGGAAGTATGGTAGTGTTCCTCATGCCGGATTTGGTTTGGGATTAGAACGGGCTATCACCTGGATCACTGGTGAAGACCATGTTCGTGAAGCGATTCCATTCCCAAGATTGTTAAACCGAATTTACCCATAA
- a CDS encoding helicase C-terminal domain-containing protein yields MNSNSIYSVVDMETTGTDSANEDRIIQFSCYQVQNNEIINEFTTDINPNREISSRISQLTGINQQRLDSAKPFDALAGTIYKLLQGTIFVAHNVNFDYPFLNSEFQRAGYPELELEAIDTVTLSQLLLPTLTSYRLSDLSKYFNIFHKHPHSANGDAYATSKLLIVLFKQLQELPAMTLSQIVRVRPNLPLDTFEVLKRMDADNRSQPTAKPIPNYLYIANGIVLRKKELLSNSQEKVVATYPKNKRQKQKVLPDNLESRPQQNTMMNMIYNNYSEDNQSGSKNLIIEAPTGVGKSLGYSLPFAYLAEKKQVVISTATNYLQQQLQDQTIPLLNDGLPFHTSSVILKGSSHYIDLSKFKTVLYSSDSHPHNSFLKCQILVWLTMTKTGDLDELHLNVDQNGLLESINHRSTKEINSDNPFFSDDFLRFNIQNAKRANFIIVNHSYLLSNWEGFSKLNEKPYLCIDETQQFLESVRTENKQQILPGMILADFDRTSIGIRYALSAEIFSNNESLSSSKQKLVWLLSSARASVNETFSTIFKQIISRASYKKANSKLQVNVNAKNRDQYLDLLTNLKGEIAPKLKQLTKYAKRLQSEVNNNNQAMVDSDKHELKSWFQQLEKLETRLVDLLTVIDLFINHFSEQVFWITVDDITNYETLSFNCAIFETANYLKKTIYNNFEKPTFTGATIFSSKKSKFIFDNLGLQRNDVISRRLKSDFAASDKARIYMVNSFEPDSEVGTEKYYHFLSESIQRIFRNSPRQTMVLFNSLDAIRQTYHFMAEDGFTETRMVLAQGVNGTANKISRAFGQQEPAILLGTGTFWSGVDFPGDLLENLIIAQLPFDVPTDPYNSALYQRARMNKQNPFYSISLPNATLKMRQGIGRLLRTKDDIGTVFILDPRAVTKHYGSIMMANIDSNIPIESGSLDESIVNMLSFYEKH; encoded by the coding sequence ATGAATAGCAATTCAATATACTCAGTTGTTGATATGGAAACAACTGGAACCGACTCAGCTAATGAAGATCGAATAATTCAATTTAGCTGCTATCAAGTACAAAACAATGAAATTATTAATGAATTTACGACGGACATCAATCCCAATCGGGAAATTTCGTCACGGATTAGCCAATTAACAGGTATCAATCAACAGAGATTAGACTCTGCTAAGCCATTTGATGCTTTAGCTGGAACAATCTATAAATTGTTGCAGGGCACGATATTTGTTGCCCACAACGTTAATTTTGATTACCCATTTTTAAATAGCGAATTTCAGCGAGCTGGATACCCAGAGCTGGAATTGGAAGCTATCGACACGGTAACTTTAAGTCAGCTATTACTACCGACGCTAACTAGTTACCGACTGTCAGATTTAAGTAAGTACTTCAATATTTTCCACAAGCATCCGCATTCAGCTAATGGCGATGCCTACGCAACTTCAAAATTACTGATTGTGTTGTTCAAGCAATTGCAAGAATTACCGGCAATGACACTTTCACAAATTGTCAGGGTGCGGCCAAACTTACCTCTAGACACCTTTGAAGTTTTAAAGCGGATGGACGCAGACAATCGGTCGCAACCAACCGCTAAGCCAATACCTAACTATTTGTACATAGCAAATGGAATAGTGCTTCGAAAAAAAGAATTGTTATCAAATTCTCAAGAAAAGGTCGTTGCCACTTATCCCAAAAACAAGCGTCAAAAGCAGAAGGTCTTGCCTGATAATTTAGAGTCTCGTCCTCAGCAAAATACCATGATGAACATGATTTATAACAATTATTCAGAGGATAACCAAAGTGGTAGCAAGAACCTAATCATTGAAGCTCCCACTGGAGTTGGTAAATCTTTGGGTTATAGCTTACCATTCGCTTATTTAGCGGAGAAAAAGCAAGTCGTTATCAGTACCGCAACAAATTACTTGCAACAACAGTTGCAGGACCAGACAATCCCACTCCTAAATGACGGCTTACCATTTCACACATCGAGCGTTATTTTAAAGGGGAGCTCTCACTATATTGATCTTAGTAAGTTTAAAACTGTTTTATACAGTAGCGATTCGCACCCTCATAATTCGTTTTTGAAGTGTCAGATTTTAGTGTGGTTGACCATGACAAAGACAGGTGACTTGGACGAGTTACATCTGAACGTTGACCAAAACGGGCTTCTTGAATCTATAAACCATCGCAGCACAAAAGAAATAAATTCTGACAACCCGTTTTTTTCAGATGATTTTCTACGGTTCAACATTCAAAACGCTAAGCGGGCAAACTTTATAATCGTTAATCACTCGTATTTACTATCGAATTGGGAAGGATTTTCTAAGCTCAACGAAAAACCTTACTTATGTATTGATGAAACACAGCAATTTTTAGAATCAGTACGTACCGAAAATAAGCAACAAATTCTTCCAGGAATGATTCTAGCCGATTTTGACAGGACATCGATTGGGATTCGCTATGCCCTATCCGCGGAAATCTTCAGCAACAACGAGTCCTTGAGCAGCTCTAAGCAAAAATTAGTGTGGCTTTTAAGTTCAGCAAGAGCAAGTGTCAACGAAACGTTCTCAACTATATTTAAGCAAATCATCTCTAGGGCCAGTTATAAAAAAGCAAACTCCAAGCTTCAGGTAAATGTGAACGCCAAAAACCGTGACCAGTATCTAGATTTATTAACTAACCTCAAGGGTGAAATTGCTCCTAAACTAAAGCAGTTAACTAAGTATGCTAAACGGTTACAATCCGAAGTGAACAACAATAACCAAGCAATGGTTGATTCTGACAAACATGAGTTAAAGTCCTGGTTTCAGCAACTTGAAAAGTTAGAAACCCGTCTGGTTGACTTATTGACGGTGATTGATCTATTCATCAATCACTTCTCAGAACAAGTATTTTGGATTACCGTTGACGACATTACGAATTATGAAACCTTAAGTTTCAACTGCGCAATTTTTGAAACAGCTAACTATTTGAAGAAGACAATCTACAATAACTTTGAAAAGCCAACTTTTACCGGAGCGACAATTTTTTCTTCAAAAAAATCAAAGTTTATCTTTGACAACTTGGGACTACAAAGAAACGACGTTATTTCTAGACGACTAAAGAGTGACTTTGCTGCCAGTGACAAAGCAAGAATTTACATGGTAAATAGTTTTGAACCAGACTCAGAAGTAGGTACAGAAAAGTACTACCACTTCTTAAGTGAATCAATTCAGCGAATATTCAGAAACTCCCCTCGACAAACAATGGTGTTGTTCAATTCACTGGATGCAATTCGACAGACATACCACTTTATGGCTGAAGATGGCTTTACTGAAACTAGAATGGTATTAGCGCAAGGAGTCAACGGAACTGCTAATAAAATTAGCCGGGCGTTTGGACAACAGGAACCAGCAATTTTATTAGGAACGGGAACCTTCTGGTCTGGTGTTGACTTTCCCGGGGACCTATTGGAAAACCTGATAATTGCTCAGTTACCGTTTGACGTGCCAACGGATCCGTACAACAGTGCACTATATCAACGAGCCAGGATGAATAAACAAAATCCGTTTTACTCGATTAGTTTGCCAAACGCGACCCTGAAAATGCGTCAAGGAATCGGTCGGCTTTTACGAACTAAGGATGATATCGGAACGGTTTTTATCCTTGATCCCAGAGCGGTAACGAAACACTACGGGTCGATTATGATGGCCAACATTGATAGCAACATTCCGATTGAATCAGGTAGCTTAGATGAATCAATTGTTAATATGCTAAGTTTTTATGAAAAGCATTAG
- a CDS encoding pyridoxal phosphate-dependent aminotransferase — MKFSKRALAVKPSATVKVSNLAKQMKADGIDVINLGIGEPDFETPDFIDQAAIEAIKSGKTSFYTPASGIYELKEAVSQRIKEDFDVFYSPDNISITNGAKMALYVLMQALVNENDEVLIPQPGWVSYEQQIVLASAKPVMVKTNGEFKVTIDSLNAVTTKNTRVLVINSPQNPTGTIYTKDELTEIGNWAIMHNVLIIADDIYSSLVYNGNQYTSLIQLDDNIVAQTILVSGLSKAYSMTGWRVGYVAGAPEIISKVNAILSHSTGNPAAVSQYAGIAALTGDQSVVEEMRLAFEDRLNKVFPLLAEVPGFKLQTKPQGAFYLFPNVEEAVRIAGLSNSGELVEELLQKAHVAVVDGAAFGMPGYLRLSYAASLDNLIDAVTRIKNYMLSVNK; from the coding sequence ATGAAATTTTCAAAACGCGCATTAGCCGTAAAACCATCAGCAACCGTTAAAGTATCTAATCTTGCCAAACAAATGAAGGCTGATGGGATTGACGTCATCAACCTTGGAATTGGTGAACCTGATTTTGAGACCCCTGATTTTATTGATCAAGCAGCAATTGAAGCAATTAAATCTGGTAAAACCAGTTTTTATACTCCAGCAAGTGGAATCTATGAATTAAAAGAAGCGGTATCTCAACGCATCAAAGAAGACTTTGATGTTTTTTATAGTCCTGACAACATTAGCATTACCAACGGGGCAAAAATGGCTCTATATGTGCTAATGCAGGCGTTAGTTAATGAGAACGACGAAGTTTTAATTCCGCAACCGGGTTGGGTAAGTTACGAACAACAAATTGTTTTAGCATCGGCTAAACCAGTTATGGTTAAAACTAATGGTGAGTTTAAAGTGACAATTGACTCACTAAATGCGGTTACCACTAAAAATACTCGTGTGCTCGTGATCAATTCACCTCAGAATCCGACAGGAACTATTTATACCAAGGATGAGCTCACAGAAATTGGTAATTGGGCAATTATGCACAATGTGTTGATCATTGCTGACGATATTTATAGCAGCCTAGTTTATAACGGCAATCAGTATACATCTTTAATTCAATTAGATGACAACATAGTTGCCCAAACAATTCTGGTTAGCGGACTATCTAAAGCCTATTCAATGACTGGCTGGAGGGTAGGTTATGTTGCAGGTGCTCCTGAGATAATTTCAAAGGTCAACGCAATATTATCTCATTCTACCGGTAATCCAGCAGCTGTTAGCCAATATGCAGGAATTGCTGCGTTGACTGGAGATCAATCAGTTGTTGAAGAAATGAGGTTAGCATTTGAGGACCGTTTGAACAAGGTGTTCCCATTGCTGGCAGAGGTGCCCGGATTTAAATTACAAACAAAACCTCAAGGTGCATTTTACCTATTCCCAAATGTTGAAGAAGCAGTTAGAATCGCTGGTTTAAGCAATTCTGGTGAATTAGTTGAGGAATTACTCCAAAAAGCTCACGTGGCTGTTGTTGACGGTGCAGCATTTGGAATGCCAGGATATCTTAGGTTGAGTTATGCTGCTAGTCTTGATAATCTTATTGATGCAGTGACACGAATTAAGAATTACATGCTCAGTGTTAATAAATAA
- a CDS encoding DnaD domain-containing protein, whose translation MADNSLKNIFQGSTSINNLLLQHYPQIGLSNDELLIYLLIKHDQELVIPMPNIQTLVSMTGFSKDKIFELFHRLIEHKNATITRVTGPNGQVDAYDFSPMYEKLLDLVQNQSTDDVQEKDTPASANVNIDRSEVFNNIEQEFGRTLSPIEMETISGWLDIDHYSSEIISLALREAVLNQVYNLKYMDRIMLNWDKLNLHSAAQIQAYTAKREGSSGGHNSDDDHYSGPEIPFINFK comes from the coding sequence TTGGCAGATAACTCGTTGAAAAACATTTTTCAAGGATCTACAAGTATCAATAATTTGTTGTTACAACATTACCCCCAGATTGGGTTGTCGAATGATGAGTTACTAATTTATTTGCTAATTAAGCATGATCAAGAATTAGTAATTCCAATGCCAAACATTCAAACATTAGTATCTATGACAGGTTTTTCGAAGGATAAAATTTTCGAATTGTTTCACCGCCTAATCGAGCATAAGAATGCAACCATCACACGAGTCACTGGTCCAAACGGACAGGTGGATGCCTATGACTTTTCACCAATGTATGAAAAACTACTGGATTTGGTTCAAAATCAGTCTACAGATGATGTGCAAGAAAAGGACACACCGGCTTCAGCAAACGTTAATATAGATCGTTCAGAAGTGTTTAATAACATCGAACAGGAATTTGGGAGAACCTTGTCTCCAATTGAAATGGAAACCATTAGTGGCTGGTTAGACATTGACCACTACTCTTCAGAAATAATTTCGTTAGCTCTGCGCGAAGCTGTCTTAAATCAGGTCTACAACTTAAAATATATGGACCGGATCATGTTAAATTGGGATAAGCTCAATCTCCATTCAGCTGCCCAGATTCAAGCATATACCGCCAAACGAGAGGGTAGTTCTGGTGGTCACAATTCAGACGACGACCACTATTCGGGACCAGAAATTCCATTCATTAATTTCAAATAG